One segment of Panicum virgatum strain AP13 chromosome 3K, P.virgatum_v5, whole genome shotgun sequence DNA contains the following:
- the LOC120700211 gene encoding transcription factor JUNGBRUNNEN 1-like: protein MEEKKPSEMVKESGGGVEVGTEDDDLVFPGFRFHPTDQELLSFYLTRKVQKKGFSIDTIKEVDIYKHDPWDLPNEARHVVQGAGDKECYFFCLRGRKYRNSIRPNRVTGSGFWKATGIDKPIHGGAGGECLGLKKSLVYYRGSAGRGTKTDWMMREFRLPSTAAAAAELQDAEIWTICRIFKRNMSYNRRCQQQKQEHGSKRSQQQQPQQQLQYYYDCRYHHQHGASMTSSFDSSEASEAYPTDHHQPLLHGFHGVSSSDKTTAGSSGLMGAPLLPSVSVWSELTTFRDSGSTWDELGRIMEI, encoded by the exons ATGGAGGAGAAGAAGCCGTCGGAAATGGTCAAGGAGAGCGGTGGCGGAGTGGAAGTCGGAACTGAAGATGATGATTTGGTGTTTCCTGGGTTCCGGTTCCATCCGACGGATCAGGAGCTCTTGAGCTTCTACCTTACGAGGAAGGTGCAGAAGAAGGGCTTCAGTATTGACACCATCAAGGAGGTCGACATCTACAAGCACGACCCCTGGGATCTTCCAA ATGAAGCTCGGCATGTGGTGCAGGGCGCAGGAGACAAAGAATGCTACTTCTTCTGCCTGCGTGGCCGCAAGTACAGGAACAGCATCCGGCCCAACCGCGTCACCGGCTCCGGCTTCTGGAAGGCCACCGGCATCGACAAGCCCAtacacggcggcgccggcggcgagtgcCTCGGGCTCAAGAAGTCCCTCGTCTACTACCGCGGCAGCGCCGGCAGGGGCACCAAGACCGACTGGATGATGCGCGAGTTCCGTCTcccctcgacggcggcggcggcggccgagctccaAGATGCA GAAATCTGGACGATATGCCGGATCTTCAAGAGGAACATGTCCTACAACAGGAGGTGCCAGCAGCAGAAACAAGAACACGGCAGCAAAcgaagccagcagcagcagccgcagcagcagttGCAGTATTACTATGACTGCCGCTATCACCATCAGCACGGCGCTTCCATGACGAGCAGCTTCGATTCGTCAGAGGCGAGCGAGGCTTATCCCACTGACCACCACCAGCCGCTCCTGCACGGTTTCCATGGCGTGTCATCATCAGACAAAACAACAGCAGGTTCATCAGGATTGATGGGAGCTCCTTTGCTGCCATCGGTGTCAGTGTGGAGCGAGCTGACGACCTTCAGAGACAGCGGTAGCACCTGGGACGAGCTCGGGAGGATCATGGAGATCTGA